The following nucleotide sequence is from Agromyces sp. SYSU T00194.
TGCGCGCCCGCCCGGTCGGGCGCCGCTTCACGGCGGCGGCGCCCGTGTCGTCGGGGACTTCCGCGATGCTCGCGCGCAGGCGCGCGTTCTCGGCTTCCAGCTCTGCGATGCGCTCCGCGAGCGCGCGGTCCTCGATCGACGACATCCCACCCTCTTCCCGTCGGGGCCAGACTAGCGAGAGCGAGCAGCCGGGCGCGCGGACTTGGTCCCGTGGCATCCGGAAATTTGTTGAGTTTCCCTCATTTGGGGGTCGCGGAAGCACTCGTCGCGGCAGTACTATTTCCTCCGTCGTGAACCCGTCGGCAGATGGGCCACTTCCCCGACACCCGTCGGACGGCCACATCGAAGCGACCCCCAACCCGTGCCTCCCACCCGACCGCCGGCTCACCCGCCCGGCCTGTCCTGGTCGGACGACGTTCCACACCGGAGGCACCGATGTCCCGATACGAATCCACCCCACGACGCGTTCCACCCGACGGCGCCCGGCGCCGCCGGATGCGGCGCCTCACCGCAGTCGGCGCGGGCATCGCCCTCGTCGGCGCCGCGTTCGTCGCAGGTCCCGCGTTCGCCACCCACGGGCTCGTGAGCCTGACCGGCAGCGACTTCGAGATCGACGAGGACGCCAACCTGAAGGTCGACGACGGTGGCGACTGGACCGACTGGGTCACGTTCCCGCACGCGCTGCCCAGCGATCCCGAGAAGCGCAAGGCCGACCTGCCGAGCGGCTCCGGCGACGACTCGTTCGGCCAGGGCTCGAAGGAGGACACCGAGGTACCGAGCGTCGTCGACGGGAGCATCCCGCCGAACAAGTCGGACCTGAAGACCTTCGGCACCTACCTCGAGGAGACCGACGGCGGGGACTTCCTGCACATGTTCTGGCACCGCGTGCAGGATCCGACCGGCACGACGAACATGGACTTCGAGTTCAACCAGTCCGACGAGCTCTCCGACAACGGCGTCACGCCGGTCCGCACCGAGGACGACATGCTGATCCAATACGACCTCTCGAACGGCGGCACCCACCCGGAGCTGTTCCTCTCCAAGTGGGTCGAGACCGGTCCGAAGGCGCTCTGCGAGGCCGCGAACAGCACACCGTGTTGGGGCGTCCGCGTGAACCTGACGGACGCGGACGACGCGACCGGGTCGATCAACACGTCGGCCATTCCGGCCGCCGAGTCGGACGGCCTCGGGAATGTCTCCCCACGCACGTTCGGTGAGGCGACGGTCGACTTCTCCGCGATCGTCGGCGACGACGAGTGCGTATCGTTCGGCAGTGCGTACCTGAAGAGCCGGTCCTCCGACTCCTTCCCGTCCGCGCTGAAGGACTTCATCGCACCGCTCGACGTCGACCTGACCAACTGCGCCAAGGTGATCATCCGCAAGGTGACCGACCCGACCGGCGACAGCACGGAGTTCGACTTCACGACGGCGTTCGAGACCCAGGACGACGGGACCAACCCGACGTTCAGCCTCGGCGACGGCGAGTCGGTGACGTACGACAACGTGTTCTTCGGCAACGGGCTCACGGTCACCGAGTCGGGCCCGCCGAGCGGATGGGACCTGGTCGACATCGACTGCTCGGCCAGCACGAACATCTCGCCGACCGAGGACGAGGCGTCCCAGACGGCGACGTTCAACCTGACGGACTCGGACCAGATCGTCGACTGCACGTTCACCAACCAGGCGCGCGGCACCATCGTGGTGGAGAAGGTGACGACCGACGGGTACGGCCCGTTCGACTTCACGTCGAGCACGCTGCCCGATGCGTCGTTCACCCTCACGACCACGCAGGCGGGCGCTGCCGGGAAGGACTCCAACACCTACGCGAGCCTGACACCGGGCACGTACGACGTGGCGGAGACCGTGCCGGCGAACTGGAACCTCGATTCAGCCACGTGCGACGACGGGTCCGACCCGGCGTCCATCGGCCTGAGCGCGGGTGAGACGGTGACCTGCACGTTCGTGAACGAGCTCGAACGCGGCTCGATCAAGATCGTGAAGACGCGCAAGCACGCGGCAGCCACGGTGCCGAACGCCGATCCGCACGAGGGCGTGACCTTCACGGTCTCGGGCGGTGACCTCACCACGCCGATCGAAGTGCAGACCGATGCGAACGGCGTCGCCTGCGTGACCGGCCTCGTCGTCAGCGCGGTCGCCGGGAACTACACGGTGACCGAGACGGTGCCGAGCGGCTACGAGCTCGACCCGACCACGCCGTCGCCGCAGACCGCGGCGGTGGGCGAGGCCACGGCGACCGATTGCTCGGACACCAGTCCGGGGGCCGTCAAGTCGTTCCACAACATCCCGCTCACGAACCTCACGGTGAGCGTGGACTCGCAGGTCGACGGCGGCACGTACTCGAGCATCGAGTGCGACGCCACCGTGGAGGATCCGGACTCCGATCCGGACATCCCGCTGTCGGCGAAGCAGGACGACCCGAGCGTGACGATCGAGGACCTGCTTCCCGGGACCTACACCTGCGTGGTCGTGATCGACCCGTGACGGAGAGGAGCCGCACGAGCGGCCCGAAATGAGGGCCGCGCATGAACGAGGACCCCGCCGGGATCACCGGCGGGGTCCTCCGCGTACACCCCCGGGAGGGTTCACCGGGTGCGGACGGTCCTACAGGGCCTCGTAGACCTCGCGCAGCAGCGCAGCGGTCTCGGAGGGGGTCTTGCCGACCTTCACGCCGGCGGCCTCGAGGGCCTCCTTCTTGGCCTGGGCGGTGCCCGCCGAACCGGAGACGATCGCGCCGGCGTGGCCCATCGTCTTGCCCTCGGGCGCCGTGAAGCCCGCGACGTAACCGACGACCGGCTTGGTCACGTTCGCCT
It contains:
- a CDS encoding MSCRAMM family protein; translation: MSRYESTPRRVPPDGARRRRMRRLTAVGAGIALVGAAFVAGPAFATHGLVSLTGSDFEIDEDANLKVDDGGDWTDWVTFPHALPSDPEKRKADLPSGSGDDSFGQGSKEDTEVPSVVDGSIPPNKSDLKTFGTYLEETDGGDFLHMFWHRVQDPTGTTNMDFEFNQSDELSDNGVTPVRTEDDMLIQYDLSNGGTHPELFLSKWVETGPKALCEAANSTPCWGVRVNLTDADDATGSINTSAIPAAESDGLGNVSPRTFGEATVDFSAIVGDDECVSFGSAYLKSRSSDSFPSALKDFIAPLDVDLTNCAKVIIRKVTDPTGDSTEFDFTTAFETQDDGTNPTFSLGDGESVTYDNVFFGNGLTVTESGPPSGWDLVDIDCSASTNISPTEDEASQTATFNLTDSDQIVDCTFTNQARGTIVVEKVTTDGYGPFDFTSSTLPDASFTLTTTQAGAAGKDSNTYASLTPGTYDVAETVPANWNLDSATCDDGSDPASIGLSAGETVTCTFVNELERGSIKIVKTRKHAAATVPNADPHEGVTFTVSGGDLTTPIEVQTDANGVACVTGLVVSAVAGNYTVTETVPSGYELDPTTPSPQTAAVGEATATDCSDTSPGAVKSFHNIPLTNLTVSVDSQVDGGTYSSIECDATVEDPDSDPDIPLSAKQDDPSVTIEDLLPGTYTCVVVIDP